In bacterium, the genomic stretch TTACTATCTTTACTATTTTAGGTTTGATAATCTACTTGTGGTATCGAATGAACAAATTGAAAAAAAATTGGTAACCGTTCAGGTAGTCCTTTACCGCACAGAAGCACAGGACACACCCCTAACCCCTCTCAAGAGGGGACAGAGAAGACATAGAAATAAAGTAACTATTCAGCCACTGATGAACACGGATAGATAGTAGAAGTCAGAGGACAGATGAGAAAGGGGGAAACGGGGGAGAAACGGAGAAGGAGAGGAGATACGAGGCACTATACCTGAATTTGCCTTTAACCTTGAGCCTAATTACGGACACAGATACCGGACACGATTCACGAATTTTCAGTGTTTCATCTGTGTCCATTTGTAGCTGAATAGTTACCCCTTAAATAGATATTCCAGAGCATAAGGAGGAATATCAATGCCATTTATTCCGAAATATACCATAACTGAAAAAAATACTTAACAATCTTACGACAATTGCAGAGGTTCGTGAAACTATTGAGCATGCCCATCTTGTGCCCAAATGGGAAGCGTCACTGCGCAGGCAGGCAAGGCTTCGTAATACCCATTCATCCACTGCTATTGAAGGTAACAATCTTACTCTTGAGCAAGTCGAAGTATTGGCTGCCGGCAAAGAAGTTGTCGCTACGGAGAAAGACAAAAAGGAGGTGCTCAATTACCTTGAGGCACTGGAATAACAGAGAAAGTTTACCCTGAGCGTAGCCAAAGGGTTGATGATTAGGTTGATGATTAGGTTGATGATTATTCACCATCTTTATAAGAGATTCCCCTGAAAATAGCGAATTAGTGAATTAGAGATTAGCGAATTAGTTATAGTATCCACAGACTCGTATCCTATGGTGTAGAACAGATATTCCCCCTTAATAAAGGGGGTTAGGGGGTTGTTCTTCCATTATTTTCATCCCCCTTTGTGAGCCGCAGGTTCATGAGTGTTTCCCCTGAAAATAATGTTAAAATAGCACGCGGATAACGCGGATTTAACGGATTTTCACTGATTTTTTCTCTTTTTTCTATTCTATCTTATATCCGCGAATATCCGCATCATCAGCGTCATCAGCGTGCTATTATTTTTCATCGTCCTTTGTGAACCGCCGGTTTATGACTGTTTCTCAAAGGGTTGGAGGAATGTGATAATATCTTTGCTTCAAGTATTTTAACGCTGAAAGGAAAGAGATAATTTTACTGAACTTTGGC encodes the following:
- a CDS encoding Fic/DOC family N-terminal domain-containing protein, whose protein sequence is MPKWEASLRRQARLRNTHSSTAIEGNNLTLEQVEVLAAGKEVVATEKDKKEVLNYLEALE